A stretch of Planococcus citri chromosome 5, ihPlaCitr1.1, whole genome shotgun sequence DNA encodes these proteins:
- the LOC135847687 gene encoding egl nine homolog 1-like, with amino-acid sequence MSSKESQQQSELSLQMSGLVIKDDKVIQRETKTDQENSKVEEETSSRDVFLKDLSDVFIRDMNNFGICVIDSFLGQDRGESVYQEVLRLENSGIFQEGRLVKNNEKNQIVRSDLMAWLGGDDERYPNIRKLVSDIDQIVMNARKLPNNGKLGKYQIKGRTKVMVACYPGKGTHYVKHVDNPHGDGRIITAIYYLNKDWNRKTDGGVLRIFPVDERNHAADIDPMFDRMLFFWSDRSNPHEVQPSYRTRYAITIWYKQ; translated from the exons ATGTCTTCGAAAGAGAGCCAACAGCAGTCAGAACTTAGCCTTCAAATGTCCGGACTAGTTATCAAAGATGATAAAGTCATTCAACGCGAAACTAAAACCGACCAAGAGAACAGCAAAGTCGAAGAGGAAACCAGTAGCAGAGATGTTTTCTTGAAAGATCTGAGCGATGTTTTCATTCGAGATATGAACAACTTCGGTATATGTGTGATCGATAGCTTTTTAGGACAAGATCGAGGAGAATCAGTTTACCAAGAGGTACTACGGTTGGAAAATTCGGGAATATTTCAAGAAGGACGATTGGTgaagaataatgaaaaaaatcagatcgtTAGAAGCGACTTGATGGCTTGGCTTGGAGGAGACGACGAAAGGTATCCTAATATACGTAAATTAGTCTCCGATATCGATCAAATCGTTATGAATGCTCGTAAACTACCGAATAATGGTAAACTAGGAAAATACCAAATTAAAGGTAGAACAAAG GTTATGGTGGCTTGTTATCCGGGTAAAGGAACACATTACGTTAAACATGTGGATAATCCTCACGGAGATGGACGCATAATTACTGCTATTTATTACTTGAATAAAGATTGGAACAGAAAG ACGGATGGAGGCGTGTTGAGGATTTTCCCCGTTGACGAACGTAATCACGCAGCTGATATCGATCCGATGTTCGATAGAATGTTGTTCTTTTGGTCCGATAGAAGTAATCCACATGAGGTCCAGCCATCCTATAGAACAAG ATACGCAATCACAATTTGGTATAAgcagtaa
- the Ttc7 gene encoding tetratricopeptide repeat protein 7B, translated as MAGKTPKGKVVVENDIEKNREDGNWNRVIELADLLIKPKPPLHSFLVGEAKLESYLENNPPLEKNISKARIGLAEAKHYLSEAITEQGDKCGVALDGHLLLGKVQYALGDYEGALKHFDEADLQGLTEKTLAPRSIRIIAESFAIKGLCSEKMPPQTTARNARLEWVEQIKHCYETASDLGLLYLQQQDKQHSLNVNAIVSTATTGSHSPQPSSHSATHLSVLIETAILRTPIFLIEHGQLTDAVTFYRNMLSAVEAPGAHVLRLTLCRQLAEILLRGMVGNAYVPPADNKKTQATPWKPNKYTGLNIFCPRNEYEEIILLLLISEAMAAKNAVLSQSPEFKDARSRAFTNATVVYDLLTVALVRWKQFSLLQESFDRAMKFSSDEAHIWMQHALCLDAIGQYSRAFDMMKEVIRLKSNEVQPKLIAARIAYHHLNKIDEGLELSQKALNCDISNPHLLSRCYLYVGIGAHSKAALPLVKSARDKYHRLAHDSFLKAHQLDTNDHLAKYYLGLHAAFQYQISEAVIHVKAALNLYPEHLPSLHLMILLLTAQKQMKEASELLDFALQEYPDSISLHFLKIHLELHLQNNETALMIGKRMLSLWKTTSSSQISSDHSDSRFLPVEFSDRESNSMHATQTFSIAKIDQALSDVGASSISSSMRKPTSGHNTWTMQHKIWLLLAEIYLEQDQLAAATSCLQEAINIYSNSHYIMYMKGRIHEYKNEFNEARLAYGGAFSLNPCHLKSLQHLGLMCHYTGNQRLAEKILRYAAKLDPWSSQTWYNLGKVLESAGEAQSATDCLATALHTETISPVLPYNTIPITFE; from the exons ATGGCTGGAAAAACACCCAAGGGTAAAGTCGTCGTTGAAAACGATATCGAGAAAAACAGGGAGGATGGAAACTGGAACAGAGTAATCGAACTAGCAGATTTATTAATCAAACCGAAAC CTCCCTTACACAGTTTCCTCGTTGGTGAAGCTAAACTCGAAAGTTACCTAGAGAATAATCCACCTTTAGAGAAGAATATCAGTAAAGCTCGAATCGGACTAGCCGAAGCCAAACATTACCTCTCTGAAGCTATAACCGAGCAAGGAGATAAA TGTGGAGTAGCTCTCGATGGTCATTTATTACTTGGCAAGGTGCAATACGCCTTGGGAGACTACGAAGGAGCCTTAAAGCATTTCGACGAAGCTGATTTACAAGGTTTGACTGAGAAAACTCTGGCTCCTCGAAGTATTCGCATCATAGCCGAATCTTTCGCCATCAAag GTTTATGTTCGGAAAAAATGCCACCCCAGACGACTGCCAGAAACGCTCGTTTAGAATGGGTCGAACAAATCAAACACTGCTACGAAACTGCCAGCGATCTAGGTCTGCTGTATTTACAACAACAAGACAAACAACACAGTCTAAACGTAAACGCAATCGTTTCAACCGCAACTACCG GATCACATTCTCCACAACCGAGCAGTCATTCGGCGACGCATTTGAGCGTATTGATTGAAACCGCTATTCTAAGGACCCCTATTTTCTTAATCGAACACGGACAATTAACCGATGCAGTTACATTTTACag aaacatGTTGTCCGCTGTCGAAGCTCCAGGAGCGCATGTTCTTCGATTAACACTATGTCGTCaattagctgaaattttattacgtGGTATGGTCGGAAATGCGTACGTTCCTCCAGCAG ataacaaaaaaacacaagctACTCCGTGGAAACCTAACAAATACACTGGACTGAATATATTCTGCCCGCGGAACGAATACGAAGAAATCATTTTACTGCTTTTGATCAG TGAAGCCATGGCCGCTAAAAACGCTGTCCTGAGTCAGTCGCCGGAATTCAAAGACGCCAGATCGAGAGCCTTTACGAATGCTACCGTCGTTTATGATTTACTCACCGTGGCTTTAGTTCGTTGGAAACAGTTCTCATTATTACAAGAG TCTTTCGACAGAGCTATGAAGTTTTCCAGCGACGAAGCTCATATTTGGATGCAGCATGCTCTCTGTTTAGACGCTATAGGTCAATATAGTCGAGCTTTCGACATGATGAAGGAGGTAATTCGTTTGAAAAGTAACGAAGTCCAACCTAAACTGATCGCTGCTCGGATAGCTTATCATCATTTGAATAAA ATCGACGAAGGATTGGAATTAAGCCAGAAGGCGTTAAACTGCGATATTTCGAATCCACATTTGCTCTCTAGATGCTACTTATACGTGGGTATCGGTGCTCATAGCAAAGCTGCGCTTCCACTGGTGAAATCTGCTCGCGATAAATACCACAGATTAGCTCACGATTCTTTTCTCAA AGCTCATCAGTTAGATACGAACGATCATCTGGCCAAGTATTACCTTGGTCTTCACGCCGCATTCCAGTATCAGATCTCCGAAGCTGTAATACACGTCAAAGCAGCTCTCAACTTGTATCCGGAGCATTTACCTTCGCTGCATTTAATGATCCTTTTGCTCACTGCTCAAAAACAAATGAAGGAGGCTTCGGAATTACTGGATTTCGCTTTGCAAGAATATCCGGATAGtatttctttgcattttttgaaaattcatctcgaATTACATTTGCAAAATAACGAA ACTGCTTTAATGATCGGTAAACGTATGCTATCTTTATGGAAAACCACCTCGAGCTCTCAAATCAGCTCGGATCATTCAGATAGCCGATTTCTTCCGGTGGAATTCTCAGATCGCGAATCAA ACTCGATGCACGCCACTCAAACCTTCTCCATAGCGAAAATAGATCAAGCCTTGTCCGACGTCGGAGCTTCGTCAATCAGCTCATCAATGAGAAAACCAACCAGTGGCCATAATACGTGGACTATGCAACATAAAATCTGGCTCTTATTGGCCGAAATATATCTAGAACAAGATCAATTAGCCGCTGCAACGAGCTGTTTGCAAGAAGCCATCAATATTTACTCGAATTCTCATTACATTATGTACATG AAAGGAAGAATACACGAATACAAAAACGAATTCAACGAAGCCAGATTAGCGTACGGAGGAGCATTCTCGCTGAATCCTTGCCATTTGAAAAGCTTACAACATTTG GGTTTGATGTGCCATTACACCGGAAATCAAAGATTAGCCGAGAAGATTCTTCGCTACGCTGCTAAACTAGATCCCTGGTCATCTCAAACTTG GTACAATTTAGGCAAAGTTTTAGAATCGGCCGGAGAAGCTCAAAGTGCCACCGATTGTTTGGCTACTGCCCTACATACTGAAACTATTAGTCCGGTGCTGCCCTATAACACAATCCCTATCACTTTCGAGTGA
- the LOC135847690 gene encoding protein mago nashi homolog, whose translation MTDFYLRYYVGHKGKFGHEFLEFEFRPDGKLRYANNSNYKNDTIIRKEAYVHTIVTDELKRIIQEGEIMQEDDSLWPPPDRVGRQELEIVINDEHISFTTSKIGSLVDISHTKDPEGLRCFYYLVQDLKCLVFSLIGLHFKIKPI comes from the coding sequence ATGACCGACTTCTACCTCCGCTATTACGTCGGTCACAAGGGTAAATTCGGCCACGAGTTTCTGGAATTCGAATTCAGACCCGACGGTAAACTAAGATACGCCAATAACTCCAACTACAAGAACGACACCATTATCCGTAAAGAAGCCTACGTTCATACCATCGTAACCGACGAACTGAAAAGAATAATACAAGAAGGCGAAATCATGCAGGAAGACGACTCTCTATGGCCACCGCCGGATCGTGTCGGCCGGCAAGAATTAGAAATTGTCATCAACGACGAACACATCAGTTTCACAACGTCTAAAATCGGCTCGCTGGTGGATATCAGTCATACGAAAGATCCGGAAGGACTTCgctgtttttattatttagtcCAGGATTTGAAATGTTTGGTGTTTTCTTTGATCGGTTTACATTTCAAGATTAAACCAATCTAA
- the LOC135847688 gene encoding geminin-like produces the protein MMKTEKLKTKEVFKDMNNTTTGVSQGKKLTVGIKTEACGDKENLVKKTKISYDTGDALKVPPCMPELGESTKEKAKVPEISESIKEKTKSFELPEFTKEKKKPIEEPNEMCKKITAEDLTSSNPSDIYWKTLAEKRLVALHEALDENSTLHEKITKLQDENSTLKQALAEATDVIELLNEMVKENDEAEGEAEESHESSDEEKTSQGTSSKDKSPVKAFEDSTILEEDSDSSVD, from the exons AtgatgaaaaccgaaaaacTCAAGACCAAAGAG GTTTTTAAGGATATGAATAACACCACGACGGGAGTCAGTCAGGGCAAAAAGCTCACTGTTGGAATCAAAACCGAAGCATGCGGCGATAAAGAGAATCTGGTCAAGAAGACCAAGATATCGTACGATACCGG GGATGCTTTAAAAGTTCCACCTTGTATGCCCGAACTGGGCGAGTCGACGAAGGAAAAGGCAAAGGTACCGGAAATCAGCGAATCCATCAAAGAGAAAACAAAATCATTCGAATTGCCAGAGTTCacgaaagagaaaaagaaacctATCGAAGAACCGAATGAAATGTGTAAAAAGATCACCGCTGAAGATCTAACTTCTTCAAATCCTAGTGATATATACTGGAAAACGTTGGCCGAAAAGAGGCTGGTAGCTTTACACGAAGCGTTAGATGAAAATTCCAccttacatgaaaaaataactaaattgCAAGATGAAAATTCAACGTTGAAACAAGCTCTAGCCGAGGCGACCGATGTGATCGAACTTTTAAAC GAAATGGTCAAAGAGAATGATGAAGCCGAAGGTGAAGCTGAGGAATCACACGAGTCTTCTGACGAAGAGAAAACCAGTCAGGGGACTAGTAGTAAAGATAAATCACCCGTTAAAGCTTTCGAAGATAGTACAATACTTGAAGAAGATTCTGATTCTTCTGTagattag